One Silene latifolia isolate original U9 population chromosome 4, ASM4854445v1, whole genome shotgun sequence DNA segment encodes these proteins:
- the LOC141651552 gene encoding protein FAR1-RELATED SEQUENCE 6-like translates to MARHMVSYRLLDEYFKRRALMNDVAGISIAQNFNSLVREAGGHSNLRVNQSDVRNLINLERRRSRINGDAATLEAKFIKLKELDPDFYYAIEPDIEGKLLNVLWADGRCRAMAKSFGDVFSYDATFCVNRYKMSFTPFVGVNHHGSSVVLASALISHKDAESFTWVFRRWLDCMGRAPSVILSDQCKGIGKAVKDVFPNSKHRLCLWHILRNATKNLGKLTRYQEINTDLRKIIDDSADSDDFEEAWHHMVTKYNLKKNNWIIFFKNYVNVETTLTNFLQSYDNALRMKVEHELQLNYASHEKPCSYNKTVIAEEVFQRAYTNSMFREVQAEVYGLIHTNAEADFNIGGFCLYNVRDEVKTPFGYRREKKYVVQAQLDFGEFTCTCKLFEFRGILCRHIIRVLQIKKVQFIPDKYILNQWRKDLVRGYEHLQVGYYNPAVDERISRALAITLKNDYIYRMALHDDEAYALYEAESAKIVKALEAHVGIANLNAIGVGSDVTKVWGKRRLQSKENNQRHMIRNAPPPTEGALRDPVDKRGAGRGSRPRQTTVRRPLNVDYDAGPSQSTPRRRRVNLNTPRNTQ, encoded by the exons ATGGCGCGTCACATGGTTAGTTACAGGCTGCTTGACGAATATTTCAAAAGGCGAGCTTTAATGAATGATGTCGCGGGTATTTCCATTGCGCAAAATTTTAACAGTTTAGTTAGAGAAGCGGGTGGTCACTCTAATTTACGCGTCAATCAGAGTGATGTAAGGAACCTGATTAATCTTGAACGAAGACGAAGTCGAATAAACGGCGATGCTGCGACTTTGGAAGCGAAATTTATTAAGCTTAAAGAACTTGATCCCGATTTTTATTATGCCATAGAACCAGATATTGAGGGCAAACTACTGAACGTTTTATGGGCCGATGGACGGTGTAGAGCAATGGCCAAGTCATTTGGTGATGTATTCTCATACGATGCTACGTTTTGTGTTAACAG GTACAAAATGTCGTTTACTCCGTTTGTTGGCGTAAATCATCACGGTAGTTCAGTTGTACTTGCTTCCGCTTTGATTTCACATAAAGATGCGGAGAGCTTTACTTGGGTTTTTCGGAGATGGTTAGACTGTATGGGTAGAGCACCATCAGTTATACTATCTGATCAATGCAAGGGGATCGGTAAGGCCGTGAAAGACGTATTTCCTAATAGTAAACACCGTTTGTGTCTTTGGCACATTTTGAGAAACGCGACAAAGAATCTGGGCAAGCTTACAAGGTATCAAGAAATTAATACTGACCTtcggaaaattattgatgatagTGCAGATAGCGATGATTTTGAGGAGGCATGGCATCATATGGTCACTAAATATAATCTTAAAAAAAATAATTGGATCAT ATTTTTCAAGAACTACGTCAACGTTGAAACTACGTTGACCAACTTCCTCCAGAGTTATGATAATGCCCTACGTATGAAAGTCGAGCATGAGCTACAATTGAACTATGCTAGTCATGAAAAACCATGTTCATATAATAAGACCGTCATAGCTGAGGAGGTCTTCCAAAGGGCTTATACCAATTCCATGTTCAGAGAGGTGCAAGCTGAGGTGTACGGTCTTATACACACCAATGCCGAGGCTGATTTTAACATTGGTGGTTTCTGTTTGTATAATGTAAGGGATGAGGTGAAAACACCGTTTGGGTACCGGAGAGAGAAAAAATACGTTGTTCAGGCTCAATTGGACTTCGGTGAGTTTACTTGTACTTGTAAACTTTTCGAATTTAGAGGAATATTATGCAGGCATATTATTCGTGTACTACAGATCAAGAAAGTTCAATTTATTCCCGATAAGTACATTCTGAATCAATGGCGGAAGGATTTGGTTCGGGGTTATGAGCATCTTCAAGTAGGGTACTACAATCCCGCTGTCGATGAACGAATTAGCCGAGCTCTTGCCATAACGCTGAAGAACGACTACATTTATAGGATGGCATTACATGACGATGAGGCGTACGCCTTATATGAGGCGGAATCAGCGAAGATTGTGAAGGCTTTAGAGGCACATGTGGGTATTGCAAATTTGAACGCTATTGGCGTAGGCTCTGATGTAACAAAGGTCTGGGGTaaaaggagattacaatctaaggaGAACAACCAACGCCACATGATAAGGAACGCACCTCCTCCTACAGAAGGCGCTTTGAGAGACCCGGTTGATAAAAGAGGGGCAGGTAGAGGTTCGCGGCCAAGGCAAACGACGGTAAGGAGGCCTTTAAATGTCGACTATGATGCAGGTCCTTCACAATCAACTCCACGTCGAAGAAGGGTTAATTTGAATACACCTCGAAACACTCAGTAG